One genomic region from Oncorhynchus gorbuscha isolate QuinsamMale2020 ecotype Even-year linkage group LG13, OgorEven_v1.0, whole genome shotgun sequence encodes:
- the LOC123992501 gene encoding ras-related protein Rap-2b, with translation MREYKVVVLGSGGVGKSALTVQFVTGSFIEKYDPTIEDFYRKEIEVDSSPSVLEILDTAGTEQFASMRDLYIKNGQGFILVYSLVNQQSFQDIKPMRDQIIRVKRNERVPMILVGNKVDLEGEREVSSGEGKALADEWNCPFMETSAKNKGSVDELFAEIVRQMNYASAPGGDDQCCSSCVII, from the coding sequence ATGAGAGAATACAAAGTAGTGGTGCTCGGATCCGGCGGAGTTGGAAAATCCGCATTGACTGTGCAATTCGTAACTGGATCCTTTATAGAGAAATATGATCCCACGATAGAGGATTTCTACCGAAAGGAGATCGAGGTGGACTCATCTCCTTCCGTTCTGGAGATACTGGACACGGCGGGGACCGAGCAGTTTGCCTCCATGCGAGACCTGTACATCAAAAACGGGCAGGGCTTCATCCTAGTCTACAGCTTGGTCAACCAACAAAGCTTCCAAGACATCAAACCAATGAGGGATCAGATCATTCGGGTGAAACGGAACGAGAGGGTGCCGATGATTCTGGTCGGGAATAAAGTGGACctggagggcgagagggaggtcTCGTCCGGGGAGGGGAAAGCGCTTGCGGATGAGTGGAATTGCCCGTTTATGGAAACTTCAGCCAAAAATAAAGGCTCAGTGGACGAACTGTTTGCAGAGATTGTCAGACAGATGAACTATGCTTCAGCACCAGGTGGAGACGACCAGTGCTGCTCGTCCTGTGTTATTATTTAA